AGGCACAGGGTCTGGCCGTGGGCTCGGGCCACGCGAGCAGGACCTGTTCCGGGACCAGCGGCTTGAGCCGGGGGAACCGTGGATACCAGAAGACTCCGTCGACGAGCAGCCCCCGCACGCGCGTGGGTACGGCGACGGCACGCGCGACGGCCTCCAGCACCGCCATCCGCTGGCTGCACGAGCCCCGCCCGAGCGCCAGCGTCCGCGAGGTGCTCCGCGGGTCGTCCACGGAGTACACCGGGCGCACCTCACGCGCGATGATCCCGTGGGCCACGCGGAGGGAGTCGCGGGCGGTGTCCGCGGTGGGATCCGCTCGACGAGGGCGGTGACGTTCGCGTGGGTCCGGTCGAGGATCGGGGTGGGGCGCGTGGAGCCGGGTACGGGTCCGGTCCCCGGGGCGACCCGGTCGCCCCCCGCACGTCGGCACGGCATCAGCAAACGACTCGTCATGGCCCGCCCCATTCCCCCATTTTCTCTCTCAGGCCACGCCTCGAGGCACGGCTTCCGGCAGGGCGTGGAGGGCGGTGGGGGAGACGGCTGACCGCGCGAGGACTCGACGACCGGTTCAGCCGAAGGGCAAGGCGTCGTGGTTCGGCCTGTCCGGGTCGTGGTGATGCGGGTCGTGGTGGTGGGCGATGCCGACCACCTCGAGGAGGTCGTGCAGGTCGCGGGTGGCGGCGACGGTCGACACCAGGGTGAGGGCCAGGCACGCCGTCGTGACGAGGGCGAGCCACGGACGGCGGGTGAGCGGAGGGGCGAGGAGGGCGGCGACCCGGCGGGGGACCGGGCCCGCGCCGGCGAGCGGTCCCCGTCGGCCGAGGACGCCGCGGAAGCCGAGGGTGGAGAGGCGGGGGGCGGGGGCGTTGTGGGCGGCCAGGGCCGCCTTGCCGACCGCGCGGGCGACCCGGCGGCGGTCGCCGGTGGCGCGGGCTGCCTGTTCGTCGGCCCAGCGTTCCACGGTGTAGGTGACGGCGGTGGCGAAGGGCCGCAGGAGGGGGTTGGCGGCGGCGCCCAGGCCGGCCAGGGCCACGAACAGATAGTGATGGGCGGTGAGATGGGCGCGCTCGTGGGCGAGCAGGATGTCGTGCTCGGCCTTGTCCAGGGTGCGCAGCATGCCGGTGGAGACGACGACCCGCCCCGGCAGGCCCGGCAGCGCGTACGCGTCCGGCGCCTCGTCCTCGACGATGACGAGGCCGTCCGGCGTGGGCATGCACGCGGCGTCCCAGATGGCGGAGGCGATGGAGCGGGCCCGGCGCCACAGCATCCGTGCCGCGGTCAGCAGCGCGCCGCCGAGCAGGAGGCCGGCGAGGAGCGCGACCGGCGGTTCGGCGGGGTCGTTGACCTGCGCGGTGCGGGCCGACCAGTGGCCGAGGTCGGCGAGGAACGGAACGCCTATCAGACCGGTGATCGCCAGTAGTCCCAGTGAGACGGTGGTCGCCACGCCCAGGATCAGCGCGGAGGTGGTGAGCAGCCAGGTGGCCAGGCGCGGTTCGCAGCGTTCGGAGAGCGGGCGGGCGCCGAGAGGCGCGATCACGGACAGCAGCAGCGGCAGATAGACGGCGATACGCATCCGGGCGGGCTCCTTGTCCTACCGGTCTGGGTCCGCGTCGGGTCCCAGCAGGTGGCGCAGCAGGTCCGCGTCGGTGTCGGACAGGCTGTCGGCGAAGCGGGCGAGCACCGCCTCGCGGTCGGGGCGCTCCTCGAGCACGGTGCGCATCCGGCGGGCGGCGAACCCGGGGTCGTCGGTCACGGGCGCGTAGGCGTACGCCCGTCCGCGCCGGGTCCGGGTGAGCAACTGCTTGGTGTGCATCCGGGTGAGGATCGTGACCACGCTGCTGTACGTCAGCTCGCCCCCGAGCCGTTCGGCGACCTCGCCCGGCGTGAGCGCGGCCTCGGCCCGCTGGAGTACGCCGAGGATCTCGGACTCCCGCGCGCCGTTGGCCCGCTTGGAGCCCCGAGCCTGTGAATCGCGTGAATCGAGGCCCATGGGTTTGTCGTTCACCCGTCCATCTTCTACAGTCGTGTAAAACTTGAGCTTCTACGGCGGTGTAAATGCTGCCGTGGTCCGAGTCTGCCATGTGCCGCCGTGCGCCCGTGCCCCGGGGGACACGTGCTCGCCCCGTTCACCGCAGAGATGGATCCCATGAGTGTTATCAGCGTCGGCCAGGCCGTCGTACTGGGAGTCGTCGAGGGAGTGACCGAGTTCCTCCCCGTCTCCTCCACCGGCCACCTCAAGATCACCGAGGGGCTGATGAACATCCCGGTCGACGACAAGGCCGTCGTCGGCTTCACCGCCGTCATCCAGGTCGGCGCGATCGCCGCCGTGCTCGTGTACTTCTTCAAGGACATCGTGCGGATCGTCTCCGCGTGGGGCCGGGGGCTGCGCGACCGCGAGGAGCGGCACAGTCACGACTACAAGTTCGCCTGGTGGGTCATCTACGCCACCGTCCCGATCGTGATCGTGGGCCTCGCCGCCAAGCCGCTCATCGACGGGGCGCTCGGCTCCCTGTGGGTGGTCGCCCTCTCGCTGATCGTCGGCAGTGGCGCGATGTGGGCGGCGGACCAGATGGGACGCCACAAGCGCGGCGAGGACGACACCACCTTCAAGGACGCGATGCTGGTGGGCTGTTCGCAGATCCTCGCGCTGCTCTTCCCGGGCTTCTCGCGCTCCGGCGCCACGATGTCGACCGCGCTGATCCTGGACCTGGACCGGGTCGCCGCCACCCGGCTCTCCTTCTTCCTCGGCATCCCCGCCCTCACCGGCGCCGGTCTGTACGAGCTCAAGGACGCCGTCGGCGCGGGGGTGGGCGCCGTGCCGCTGGCCGTCGGCACCGCCGTCTCCTTCGTCGTCGCCTACGCGTCGATCGCCTGGCTGCTGAAATTCGTCGCCAAGCACTCCTTCAACGCCTTCGTGATCTACAGGATGGTCGTCGGCGTGCTGCTGCTCGGGCTGCTGGGCGCGGGAGCGCTCAACGCCTGAACGCTGGGCACCTGCGCGCTCGACACCTGAGCGCTCAACACCGCACCGCCGAGTCGGCCCGCATCGCCGACGCCGGTGGCCACGGTCTCGGTCGCTCCTGCGTTTGTTTCCTTCGCCTTTGTTCCGGCGAGTCGGTGACGTCCCTCGTCATGCCCTCACCACTCTGGAGGCTGATCACGCTGTGCCCCACTCCGACAGTCCCACCCGCATCACCGTCATCTCCGCGAGCATGGGGGCCGGGCACGACGGCGCCGCCACCGAACTCACCCGCCACCTCACGGCGGCGGGCTTCCTCGTCGACCGCCACGACTTCCTCGACCTGCTGCCCGCCCGCATCGGAAAGCTGCTCTCCGGCGCCTACCTCCGGCTGCTGACCTGGGCCCCCGCGGGCTACCAGCGCATCTACGCCGCCACCGAGCACGAACGACGCCCCAACCCCGCCGTACGGGCCCTGCTGCGCGGCGCCGAACGCCGCACCCTCGCCACCGTCACCCCCGACACCCGCGCGGTCGTCTCGACCTACCCCGGAGCAAGCCAGGTCCTCGGCGCCCTGCGGCTGCGCGGCCGGCTCGCGATACCGGCCCTGACCTACCTCACCGACTTCTCCGTCCACTCCCTGTGGGTGGCGCCCGGCATCGACGTCCACCTCGCCGCCCACGCGATACCCGCCGCCCAGGCGCACGAGCAGGGCGCGGCGGGCGTCACCGTGACCGGCCCGATGACCGACCCGCGCTTCACCCCCGCCGACGAGGACGAACGGCGTGCCGCCCGCACCCGTTTCGGCCTTCCCCCGGACGCACCGCTCGCCCTGCTGGTCGCGGGCTCGTGGGGGGTCGGGCCCGTCCGGGAGGCCGCCGCGGAGATCCTCGGCACCGGGGTCGCCCTGCCGGTCGTGGTCTGCGGACGCAATCACGCGCTGGCCGAACGGCTGCGCGCGGACGGCATCGCCCACGTGCACGGCTGGGTGGACGACATGCCCGGCCTGATGCACGCGTGCGACGTCCTCGTCCAGAACGCGGGCGGGCTCACCTCGCTGGAGGCGCTCGCGGGCGGACTCCCGGTCGTCAGCTACCGCTGCATACCCGGGCACGGCCGGACCAACGCCGCCGCGCTCGACGAGGCGGGCCTCGCCCCCTGGATCCGCGAGCCGGACCAGTTGGCGCCGACCCTGACCGAACTCCTCCACGGCCCGCGCGGCCGGGCGCAGCGCGAGGCGGGCCTGGCCCTGTTCGCCGCGGCCCCCGGCCCCGTACCGGCCGTCACGACGATGGCCCGCGGCCCGCTGTCCGCCACCGCCCTTCCGTCCCAGCGCCGCCCGGTCGCCGCGCGGCCCGCCGTTGTCTCCGACGTGTCCGGACCCCCGACGCGCGTACCGGCCGACAGGTTGGCCGGCGTGCCGTCCGACGCGCCGAGGTCCGTACCGGTCGAGGCGCTGCGCCTCCCCGTCGCCGCGCGGTTCGCCGCCAGGTCACGGCAGGCGCGGCGCCGTACGGTCCTCATGGTCGCCGCCGTCGCCGCCACCCTCTCCCTCGGCGCCCCGCTCGCCTACGCCTACGGGGGGTCCCCCGGCCACCACTTCGGTGCGCTCACCCACTACC
This portion of the Streptomyces mirabilis genome encodes:
- a CDS encoding M56 family metallopeptidase, with protein sequence MRIAVYLPLLLSVIAPLGARPLSERCEPRLATWLLTTSALILGVATTVSLGLLAITGLIGVPFLADLGHWSARTAQVNDPAEPPVALLAGLLLGGALLTAARMLWRRARSIASAIWDAACMPTPDGLVIVEDEAPDAYALPGLPGRVVVSTGMLRTLDKAEHDILLAHERAHLTAHHYLFVALAGLGAAANPLLRPFATAVTYTVERWADEQAARATGDRRRVARAVGKAALAAHNAPAPRLSTLGFRGVLGRRGPLAGAGPVPRRVAALLAPPLTRRPWLALVTTACLALTLVSTVAATRDLHDLLEVVGIAHHHDPHHHDPDRPNHDALPFG
- a CDS encoding BlaI/MecI/CopY family transcriptional regulator; the encoded protein is MNDKPMGLDSRDSQARGSKRANGARESEILGVLQRAEAALTPGEVAERLGGELTYSSVVTILTRMHTKQLLTRTRRGRAYAYAPVTDDPGFAARRMRTVLEERPDREAVLARFADSLSDTDADLLRHLLGPDADPDR
- a CDS encoding undecaprenyl-diphosphate phosphatase; translated protein: MSVISVGQAVVLGVVEGVTEFLPVSSTGHLKITEGLMNIPVDDKAVVGFTAVIQVGAIAAVLVYFFKDIVRIVSAWGRGLRDREERHSHDYKFAWWVIYATVPIVIVGLAAKPLIDGALGSLWVVALSLIVGSGAMWAADQMGRHKRGEDDTTFKDAMLVGCSQILALLFPGFSRSGATMSTALILDLDRVAATRLSFFLGIPALTGAGLYELKDAVGAGVGAVPLAVGTAVSFVVAYASIAWLLKFVAKHSFNAFVIYRMVVGVLLLGLLGAGALNA
- a CDS encoding MGDG synthase family glycosyltransferase, coding for MPHSDSPTRITVISASMGAGHDGAATELTRHLTAAGFLVDRHDFLDLLPARIGKLLSGAYLRLLTWAPAGYQRIYAATEHERRPNPAVRALLRGAERRTLATVTPDTRAVVSTYPGASQVLGALRLRGRLAIPALTYLTDFSVHSLWVAPGIDVHLAAHAIPAAQAHEQGAAGVTVTGPMTDPRFTPADEDERRAARTRFGLPPDAPLALLVAGSWGVGPVREAAAEILGTGVALPVVVCGRNHALAERLRADGIAHVHGWVDDMPGLMHACDVLVQNAGGLTSLEALAGGLPVVSYRCIPGHGRTNAAALDEAGLAPWIREPDQLAPTLTELLHGPRGRAQREAGLALFAAAPGPVPAVTTMARGPLSATALPSQRRPVAARPAVVSDVSGPPTRVPADRLAGVPSDAPRSVPVEALRLPVAARFAARSRQARRRTVLMVAAVAATLSLGAPLAYAYGGSPGHHFGALTHYLEDDDR